A single Paraburkholderia sp. FT54 DNA region contains:
- a CDS encoding ClcB-like voltage-gated chloride channel protein produces MLSFLLKLRTRAQDLFRLSEAHTMLIWSVVVGVAGAFATIAFREGIALLQFAVVGKSGSFVEMARSLPWTVRIWLPAAGGLIAGFFLLIAQRHADKCNHVDYMEAVAIGDGVVPVKLSLWRSVSSLFTISSGGSIGREGPMVQLAALAGSLIGRWVHFDPSRLRLLVACGAAAGITSAYSAPIAGAFFVTEIVLGSIAMESFGPVVVSAVVANITMREFAGYKPPYEMPVFPPVAGVEVLLFVALGVLCGAAAPQFLRLLDVSKAGFRKLPLPLPVRLALGGLVVGILSVWTPEVWGNGYSVVNSILHSPWTWTALVLVLVFKLVATAATAGSGAVGGVFTPTLFVGAVVGSLFGQGMHALWPHGTSAPFAYAMVGMGAFLAGATQAPLMAILMIFEMTLSYQVVLPLMLSCVVAYFVSRAIGKTSMYEITLRRNHEEQERSRLRATQMRELIRPAETVVPPDATVQAMTRVFLEYPVKYLYVANESGAFLGVVALKDITSDLLDGSDTSAKTAADYLQPHFDVLTPDMPLGVALQHFLAFQGERLPVIESAAHPTLAGVVYKTSLLDAYFRMNPTR; encoded by the coding sequence CGCCTCTCCGAAGCACACACGATGCTGATCTGGTCGGTCGTGGTCGGCGTCGCGGGCGCCTTCGCGACAATCGCCTTTCGCGAAGGCATCGCGCTGCTGCAATTCGCGGTCGTCGGCAAATCCGGCAGCTTTGTCGAAATGGCGCGCAGCCTGCCGTGGACCGTGCGCATCTGGCTGCCAGCGGCGGGCGGTCTGATTGCCGGCTTCTTTCTGCTGATCGCGCAGCGTCACGCGGACAAATGCAATCACGTCGACTACATGGAAGCGGTCGCGATCGGCGACGGCGTGGTGCCGGTGAAGCTGAGCCTGTGGCGCAGCGTGTCGTCGCTGTTCACGATTTCGAGCGGCGGCTCGATCGGCCGCGAAGGCCCGATGGTGCAACTGGCGGCGCTGGCCGGCTCGTTGATCGGGCGCTGGGTGCATTTCGATCCGTCGCGGCTACGCCTGCTGGTGGCGTGCGGCGCGGCGGCCGGGATCACCTCCGCGTACAGCGCGCCGATCGCGGGCGCGTTTTTCGTCACCGAGATCGTGCTCGGCTCGATTGCAATGGAGAGCTTCGGACCCGTGGTCGTCTCGGCGGTGGTGGCCAACATCACGATGCGCGAATTCGCCGGCTACAAGCCGCCGTACGAGATGCCGGTATTTCCGCCGGTGGCGGGCGTCGAGGTGCTGCTGTTCGTCGCGCTCGGCGTGTTGTGCGGCGCGGCGGCCCCGCAGTTTCTGCGGCTGCTGGACGTGTCGAAAGCAGGCTTTCGCAAACTGCCGCTGCCGCTACCCGTGAGGCTCGCGCTCGGCGGCCTGGTGGTCGGCATTCTGTCGGTGTGGACGCCCGAGGTGTGGGGCAACGGCTACAGCGTCGTCAACTCGATTCTGCATTCGCCGTGGACGTGGACCGCGCTCGTCCTCGTGCTGGTGTTCAAGCTCGTCGCCACCGCGGCCACCGCGGGCTCCGGCGCGGTCGGCGGGGTGTTCACGCCGACGCTGTTCGTCGGCGCGGTGGTCGGCTCGCTGTTCGGCCAAGGCATGCACGCGCTGTGGCCGCACGGCACGTCGGCGCCGTTCGCGTACGCAATGGTCGGCATGGGCGCGTTTCTGGCGGGCGCCACCCAGGCGCCGCTGATGGCGATCCTGATGATCTTCGAGATGACGCTCAGCTATCAGGTCGTGCTGCCGCTGATGCTCTCCTGCGTGGTCGCCTATTTCGTGTCGCGCGCGATCGGCAAGACCTCCATGTACGAAATCACGTTGCGCCGCAATCACGAGGAACAGGAGCGCTCGCGTCTGCGCGCCACGCAGATGCGCGAGCTGATCCGTCCCGCCGAAACCGTCGTGCCGCCCGACGCGACCGTGCAGGCCATGACGCGCGTGTTCCTCGAATATCCGGTGAAGTATCTCTATGTGGCCAACGAGTCCGGCGCGTTCCTCGGCGTGGTCGCGCTCAAGGACATCACCTCCGATCTGCTCGACGGCAGCGACACGTCCGCGAAGACCGCGGCGGATTACCTGCAGCCGCATTTCGACGTGCTTACGCCGGACATGCCGCTCGGCGTCGCCTTGCAGCATTTCCTCGCGTTTCAGGGCGAACGCCTGCCGGTGATCGAAAGCGCCGCGCATCCCACGCTGGCCGGCGTGGTCTATAAAACCTCGCTGCTCGACGCGTACTTCCGCATGAATCCGACGCGTTAG